Genomic DNA from Caldicellulosiruptor hydrothermalis 108:
CCATCAGATTATTGAAAAGTTGATTGATAAGCTTAAAAAAGAGGCAAAAGAAGAAGGGAAGGCAACATGAAGTACAGATATGCTCTTAGCAGCACTGGTGGTTCATCACATAAATATGGCAATTGTGAAGTTTGCGGGAAACATGCTACAGAGATATTTGTGCAGACAGAATATAAGCGGTATGAGTTTGAACATAACGGCTGGAAATACGAAGGCTGGCGGCTTGTGGATATGGTTTTTGGGCATGAAGAGTGTCTAAAGAAAATAAGGAAAGGGGGTATGGAAGATGTACAAAGTAGTAATCCCGGGTAGGCCGATTCCTAAGGGCAGACCACGATTTAACAGAAGAACGGGAGCAGTATATAATCCAGAGCGAACAAGGCAATATGAGCAATTAGTCGGCTGGTGTGCAAAGCAAATATTTAAAAAACCACTTAAAAATGAATTAGCAGTTTACATAGATGTGTATGTCAAAAACAATGTGTTTCCTGACATAGATAACATTGCTAAATCTATTCTTGACGGAATGCAAGGCGTAGTTTATGAGAACGATAGGCAAATATACTTTCTCTCTGTGCAAAGATTGAGAGGCAAAGATGAATATGTTGAGGTAAGAATCGAGCCTAAGGAGGCTGGCTAAATTGAGCATGTTAGATAGCAACATCTACAGAGCAATAGAAAAAATTTTATATCACTACTTTGATATAAAACATGAAATAAAAGCAAAAGAAGAAGAAATCATGAATTGTCAAAAGTATGGATTTAAAATTGACTTGGGCAATGCAGGATATTATTCGGATCCTACCGCCACCATGGCAATTAAATTATGCAGCAAGGAATTAGAAATAATGCGTAAATGGATACAAGTGATTGATGCAGCAAAGGAAAAGTTTAAAGGAACAGGGAAAGGACGCTTACTTGAAATGCGATATTTTGAAGAATTAGCTACAGATTATATATGTCAAAAGCTTTTTATTGAGAGAAGGACATTTTACCATTGGCGTGATGATATTGTTGTATACATAGCAAGCTTGGCAGTAAAGTACGAGTTATATGATCCAGAGAAAGAAAGAATCAAAATTCCTGCTTTCTTGAACACAAAATCTTTAAAAAAGTGCGGCACAAATAAAGCTATTAAATCGTGATATAATTAAAATAGCTTTAAAGCTCATTGCTACACTGCACGCTGACGCAGTGCAGCAGCAAAACCGAATACAAAGCTCCTTGCAACAAAGCAAGGGGCTTTTTTGTTGTTATGAAACATAGCTTCGAGTTAAGCGTGTCAAGCGTGACATTGACAACTTTAACGTTGACAACGTTGACAATAAAAACGAAAGGAGGAGCCCGGATGCAGGCGGGATATTCAGCTCGGTGCAAAGTATGTAACTCGCCGCACCGGGCTGAAATTGAAAAATGGATAAAAGAAGAGGGTATAAGCATAAGAGAGGTAACTAGACGATTAGCAGAGAAAGGTGAAAAAATCAGCCATGAGGCTATTCGTCGACATATAGCAGAACACTTTAATGTTAAAGATAGTGTTAAGGAACAATACAAAAAAAGCCAAGAACAGTTTGAGAAATTAGTCGAAAAACAACTCAGCGACATAGAAATTTTGGATAGCATAATACAAAGCAACTTTGAACTACATCGGGCTACTGGTGCATGGTTAAAAGAACTGGTGAATCAACGTAGCAAGGTTTCATTGTCGCTGGTCCAGCTTCATGAAAAGACAGCCAGTGAAATAAGACAGGCTATGAAGACAAAGCAAGAACTTCTTGGAAATGACCCGCTTAGTAATGTTGCAGATGTTTTGAGTGTATTATGGAGTGAAGATGATGACGCTAACAGCGAAAGCGAGGGAGATTCTTAGAAATGTTCTTCTAAAAAGCAAGAAAGATAAAGTATATTTTGCTAAAGCTTTCTTTGGTTTAGAGTTAGGGGAAAAACAACAACAAGCTTTGTTACTAGGTGGCAAAGTACAAATCAAAGTAGCAGGACGACGATTTGGGAAGAGTACTGTAACCTTGATAGATGTTGTTCATGAATGTGCCACTAAAACAAAACAAGTATGGTATATTACAGCACCTTCAATCGACCAAG
This window encodes:
- a CDS encoding RusA family crossover junction endodeoxyribonuclease codes for the protein MYKVVIPGRPIPKGRPRFNRRTGAVYNPERTRQYEQLVGWCAKQIFKKPLKNELAVYIDVYVKNNVFPDIDNIAKSILDGMQGVVYENDRQIYFLSVQRLRGKDEYVEVRIEPKEAG
- a CDS encoding transcriptional regulator, translated to MLDSNIYRAIEKILYHYFDIKHEIKAKEEEIMNCQKYGFKIDLGNAGYYSDPTATMAIKLCSKELEIMRKWIQVIDAAKEKFKGTGKGRLLEMRYFEELATDYICQKLFIERRTFYHWRDDIVVYIASLAVKYELYDPEKERIKIPAFLNTKSLKKCGTNKAIKS